One stretch of Callospermophilus lateralis isolate mCalLat2 chromosome 11, mCalLat2.hap1, whole genome shotgun sequence DNA includes these proteins:
- the Fzd2 gene encoding frizzled-2, which translates to MRPRSALPRLLLPLLLLPAAGPAQFHGEKGISIPDHGFCQPISIPLCTDIAYNQTIMPNLLGHTNQEDAGLEVHQFYPLVKVQCSPELRFFLCSMYAPVCTVLEQAIPPCRSICERARQGCEALMNKFGFQWPERLRCEHFPRHGAEQICVGQNHSEDGAPALLTTAPPPGLQPGAGGTPGGPGGGGAPPRYATLEHPFHCPRVLKVPSYLSYKFLGERDCAAPCEPARPDGSMFFSQEETRFARLWILTWSVLCCASTFFTVTTYLVDMQRFRYPERPIIFLSGCYTMVSVAYIAGFVLQERVVCNERFSEDGYRTVVQGTKKEGCTILFMMLYFFSMASSIWWVILSLTWFLAAGMKWGHEAIEANSQYFHLAAWAVPAVKTITILAMGQIDGDLLSGVCFVGLNSLDPLRGFVLAPLFVYLFIGTSFLLAGFVSLFRIRTIMKHDGTKTEKLERLMVRIGVFSVLYTVPATIVIACYFYEQAFREHWERSWVSQHCKSLAIPCPAHYTPRMSPDFTVYMIKYLMTLIVGITSGFWIWSGKTLHSWRKFYTRLTNSRHGETTV; encoded by the coding sequence ATGCGGCCCCGCAGCGCCCTGCCCcgcctgctgctgccgctgcttctCCTTCCAGCCGCCGGGCCTGCCCAATTCCACGGGGAGAAGGGCATCTCCATCCCGGACCACGGCTTCTGCCAGCCCATCTCCATCCCGCTGTGCACGGACATCGCCTACAACCAGACCATCATGCCCAACCTTCTGGGCCATACGAACCAGGAGGACGCAGGCCTGGAGGTGCACCAGTTCTATCCATTGGTGAAGGTGCAGTGCTCTCCCGAGCTGCGCTTCTTTCTATGCTCTATGTACGCACCCGTGTGCACAGTACTGGAGCAGGCCATTCCGCCGTGCCGCTCTATCTGCGAGCGCGCGCGTCAGGGCTGCGAGGCGCTCATGAACAAGTTCGGTTTCCAGTGGCCCGAGCGTCTGCGCTGCGAGCACTTCCCGCGCCATGGCGCGGAGCAGATCTGCGTGGGCCAGAACCACTCCGAAGACGGAGCGCCAGCGTTGCTCACCACCGCGCCGCCGCCGGGTCTGCAGCCTGGCGCTGGTGGCACCCCGGGAGGCCCCGGCGGAGGCGGCGCGCCCCCGCGCTACGCCACGCTGGAGCACCCTTTCCACTGCCCGCGGGTGCTCAAGGTGCCGTCTTATCTCAGCTACAAGTTTCTGGGTGAGCGCGATTGTGCTGCTCCCTGCGAACCCGCGCGGCCCGACGGCTCCATGTTCTTCTCGCAGGAGGAGACGCGTTTCGCACGCCTCTGGATCCTCACTTGGTCGGTGCTGTGTTGTGCCTCCACCTTCTTCACTGTCACCACCTACCTGGTGGACATGCAGCGCTTccgctatccagagcgtcctatcATTTTTCTGTCGGGCTGCTACACTATGGTGTCGGTGGCCTATATCGCAGGCTTCGTCCTCCAGGAGCGTGTGGTATGCAACGAGCGATTCTCTGAAGACGGTTACCGCACGGTGGTGCAGGGCACTAAGAAGGAGGGCTGCACCATCCTCTTCATGATGCTTTATTTCTTCAGTATGGCCAGCTCCATCTGGTGGGTCATCCTGTCGCTTACCTGGTTCTTGGCAGCGGGCATGAAGTGGGGCCACGAGGCCATAGAAGCCAACTCACAGTACTTCCACCTGGCGGCCTGGGCCGTGCCGGCCGTCAAGACCATCACCATCTTGGCTATGGGCCAGATCGACGGCGACCTGCTGAGCGGCGTGTGCTTCGTGGGCCTCAATAGCTTGGACCCGCTGCGGGGCTTCGTGCTGGCACCACTCTTCGTTTACCTGTTCATTGGCACATCCTTCCTCCTGGCCGGCTTCGTGTCGCTTTTCCGCATCCGCACCATCATGAAGCACGATGGCACCAAGACGGAGAAGCTGGAGCGGCTCATGGTGCGCATCGGCGTCTTCTCTGTGCTCTACACGGTGCCAGCCACCATCGTCATAGCCTGCTACTTCTACGAGCAGGCCTTCCGCGAGCACTGGGAGCGCTCGTGGGTGAGCCAGCACTGCAAGAGCTTGGCCATCCCGTGCCCGGCGCACTACACGCCGCGCATGTCGCCCGACTTCACGGTCTACATGATTAAATACCTCATGACGCTCATCGTGGGCATCACGTCGGGCTTCTGGATCTGGTCCGGCAAGACTCTGCATTCGTGGAGGAAGTTCTACACGCGTCTCACCAACAGCCGACATGGCGAAACCACCGTGTGA